A genome region from Triticum aestivum cultivar Chinese Spring chromosome 2B, IWGSC CS RefSeq v2.1, whole genome shotgun sequence includes the following:
- the LOC123043965 gene encoding uncharacterized protein, whose translation MAAKVLQLRSSDSKVLVAPAWDYRPAAAQALPLETRVPSRVLERVLQYWTKHNLAKATGESREPLASWDADFQRRLQEDGLAKEAAAAAQELCRYGVDHGGRPHRHAATAASDVDAPVKAARANPVRAWCPLVHHLKGVNHGERSPAPAVSSTFHASDIAAAARPGPATTLPAAAGADPVDVRCAIRARGRQMAEDEESACHHRKRPASKAPLYLPATAVAPVKKVSRPVASKARSFVGSTPLPVTAAAPGVKKTTPASTLRARRGMGELSCKVPKQIRATAAAPMKQPIPWVRPVVLRLP comes from the coding sequence ATGGCGGCGAAGGTGCTCCAGCTCCGTAGCTCCGACAGCAAGGTGCTCGTCGCTCCGGCGTGGGACTATCGCCCGGCCGCCGCCCAAGCCCTCCCGCTGGAGACGCGGGTGCCCTCGCGCGTCCTCGAGAGGGTGCTCCAGTACTGGACCAAGCACAACCTTGCCAAGGCCACCGGTGAGTCCCGGGAGCCCCTCGCCAGCTGGGACGCTGACTTCCAGCGCCGTCTCCAGGAAGACGGCCTCGCCAAGGAGGCCGCTGCAGCCGCCCAAGAACTCTGCCGCTATGGCGTCGACCATGGAGGGCGTCCCCATCGCCACGCCGCCACGGCCGCATCTGACGTCGATGCTCCTGTCAAGGCGGCCCGTGCTAATCCCGTCCGTGCCTGGTGCCCACTTGTTCACCACCTCAAGGGTGTCAACCATGGAGAACGCAGCCCGGCGCCTGCGGTGTCCAGCACCTTCCATGCCTCTGatatcgccgccgccgcgcgccctgggCCTGCCACCACCTTGCCGGCTGCTGCTGGTGCTGACCCCGTGGACGTCCGGTGCGCCATCCGTGCCCGTGGACGCCAGATGGCTGAAGACGAGGAGTCCGCTTGCCACCACCGCAAGCGCCCGGCTTCCAAGGCTCCACTCTACCTGCCTGCCACTGCTGTTGCGCCTGTGAAGAAGGTCTCTCGTCCCGTCGCTTCCAAGGCTCGCTCTTTCGTCGGCTCAACACCATTGCCTGTCACTGCTGCTGCGCCCGGTGTGAAGAAGACGACTCCAGCTTCAACTCTGCGCGCAAGAAGGGGGATGGGGGAGCTCAGCTGCAAGGTTCCGAAGCAAATCCGTGCCACCGCTGCAGCACCAATGAAGCAACCAATTCCTTGGGTGCGTCCAGTGGTATTACGCCTTCCCTAG